The genomic window GATTTTTTATGCAGGGGGGGTTGGGGGGTTGGGGGGTTGGGGGGTCGGGGGGTCGGGCATTTTTTATGTAGGAAGGGTCGGGTATTTTTTATATAGGGGGGGTTGGGCATTTTTGTGGATGAGGCAGATCGAGCAGGGAGGTAGATTGGATGAGGAGGCGGATCGAAGGGGAGGGAGGGGGATGTCGGATTTTTTATAAGTTTGTTTAAAGCGTAAACACAAAAATACAAACAATATTTCCAGGTCTTAAGTCATGGAGAAGAAACTTGAGAGGGTTTTGAGGATATATCCGAAGGAGGAGGAGCAGGAGTTTACCATCTTCATCATCTGCGAGAATAAGCCCGGGGTGACCGCAAACGTCAGCAACCTCATCAGCAGGAGGGGATTCAACATCACCTCATTTATCGGCGCCAGCACCCAGACCGAGGACGTCTACAAGATCATCATCAAGCTTATGGCCACCCCCACGGGACTCAAGGGAATCGTAAAGCAGATAGCGAAATTGATCAACATCATAGAGGTAAGGGACTCCCTGAAGGAGGAGTTTCTGGAGTACGAGATGCTTCTTGTGAAGCTCAAGTACTCGGTCGAAAAGCACGGGGACATCCTACAGGTCGTCAACCATTACCACGGCGAGATAGTCGACCTTCACGACGACAAGATAACCATCGCCTTTAACGGCACACCCGAGAAGGTGGAGACGATCTTCGCCCTGATCAAGCCCTTCGGTTGTCTCGATGTGGTCAAGTCGGGGATAGCGGTGATGAGGAAATACGAAAATAACGAGTCAAGTATTCACTCCGACTGATTTATTAGGCCTTTGTTCGGTTAAAATATTGGTTTGATTTATTAACTTTTTTAAGAGGGGATTGAATGGAAACAAAAATGTGGCACAAGTCTTATGCAGAGGGCGTTCAAAAGAGCATCAAGTACGAAAAACTCACTATATCGCAGGCCCTGACGAGATCTGCCGAGAATTATCCAAATGTGGTGGCCCTGAACTACATGGGCAACAAGATTACTTACAAGAAGCTGAACGCCATGGTAAATCAGTTTGCCAGGGCGCTGTTGGACCTTGGAGTCAAAAAGGGTGACAAGATCGCAGTTTGTCTTCCGAACCTTCCCCAGACGGTCATAACCAACATGGCAATCTGGCGGGTCGGGGCAGTGGCGGTTCAGAACAACCCCCTCTACACGGAGAGGGAACT from Candidatus Zymogenus saltonus includes these protein-coding regions:
- the ilvN gene encoding acetolactate synthase small subunit, whose amino-acid sequence is MEKKLERVLRIYPKEEEQEFTIFIICENKPGVTANVSNLISRRGFNITSFIGASTQTEDVYKIIIKLMATPTGLKGIVKQIAKLINIIEVRDSLKEEFLEYEMLLVKLKYSVEKHGDILQVVNHYHGEIVDLHDDKITIAFNGTPEKVETIFALIKPFGCLDVVKSGIAVMRKYENNESSIHSD